From one Culex quinquefasciatus strain JHB chromosome 3, VPISU_Cqui_1.0_pri_paternal, whole genome shotgun sequence genomic stretch:
- the LOC6034599 gene encoding keratin-associated protein 16-1 translates to MKASLLVVVSSLIAVASGFTLESFPCGICKPTEILSETIPCCEPSCDNDCSQVICPEYSIYKPSCVCRAGFVRYEGECIPITACPAVEPIPSCPPYEELQPTPACCEPTCSDDCSNFVCRLALIHKPTCVCERGYVRYDGRCIKPDQCPTCGPYARYSNCTPCCESTCELDCSLVLCLAPCTGPPTCLCQPGFVKHNGVCIKQELCPRGGIGNPVAPPDGAVDYGAPDCSECEECVEGYGDVPYQLS, encoded by the exons atgaAGGCTTCATTGCTGGTGGTGGTCTCATCGCTGATCGCCGTTGCCAGCGGGTTCACGCTGGAATCGTTCCCATGTG GAATATGTAAACCGACGGAAATTTTAAGTGAGACGATACCGTGCTGTGAGCCTAGTTGCGACAACGACTGCTCCCAGGTGATCTGTCCCGAATATTCGATCTACAAGCCGTCCTGCGTGTGTCGCGCTGGATTCGTGCGGTATGAGGGTGAATGCATTCCGATAACGGCTTGCCCAGCGGTGGAACCAATAC cttCGTGCCCACCCTACGAGGAACTCCAGCCAACGCCGGCTTGTTGCGAGCCAACCTGTTCGGACGACTGTTCCAACTTTGTGTGCCGTCTGGCGTTAATCCACAAGCCGACGTGTGTTTGCGAGCGTGGCTACGTCCGGTACGATGGCCGCTGCATCAAGCCGGACCAGTGTCCAACCTGTGGCCCGTACGCCCGGTACAGCAACTGTACGCCCTGCTGTGAGTCAACGTGCGAGCTGGACTGCTCGTTGGTGCTCTGTTTGGCACCCTGCACCGGCCCTCCCACCTGTCTCTGCCAACCCGGATTCGTGAAGCACAACGGAGTGTGCATCAAGCAGGAGCTGTGTCCCCGGGGAGGAATCGGCAACCCGGTGGCACCACCGGACGGCGCGGTCGATTACGGCGCGCCCGATTGCAGCGAGTGCGAGGAGTGTGTTGAAGGATACGGAGATGTTCCCTACCAACTGAGCTAa